A genomic segment from Bradyrhizobium diazoefficiens USDA 110 encodes:
- a CDS encoding electron transfer flavoprotein subunit beta/FixA family protein — MKVLVPVKRVVDYNVKVRVKGDGSGVELANVKMSMNPFDEIAVEEALRLKEGGKATEVVVVSIGPAQASETIRTGLAMGADRGILVKAEGTVEPLAVAKILKKVAEEEQPGLIILGKQAIDDDSNQTGQMLAALLGWSQATFASKLEVEGSDFKVTREVDGGLQTVKLKGPAIVTTDLRLNEPRYASLPNIMKAKKKPIAEKTVADYGVDVTARLEVLKTTEPAGRKAGVKVKDVAELVSKLKNEAGVL; from the coding sequence ATGAAGGTCTTAGTGCCGGTAAAGCGGGTGGTCGATTACAACGTCAAGGTCCGCGTCAAGGGCGATGGATCGGGCGTTGAACTCGCCAACGTCAAGATGTCGATGAACCCGTTCGACGAAATCGCGGTCGAGGAAGCGCTGCGCCTGAAGGAAGGTGGCAAGGCCACCGAGGTCGTGGTGGTTTCCATTGGACCGGCGCAGGCGTCGGAGACGATCCGCACCGGTCTTGCCATGGGCGCCGATCGCGGCATCCTGGTGAAGGCCGAGGGCACCGTCGAGCCGCTCGCCGTCGCCAAGATCCTGAAGAAGGTCGCTGAGGAAGAGCAGCCGGGCCTGATCATCCTCGGCAAGCAGGCGATCGACGACGACAGCAACCAGACCGGCCAGATGCTGGCCGCGCTGCTCGGCTGGTCGCAGGCGACGTTCGCCTCGAAGCTCGAGGTCGAAGGAAGCGACTTCAAGGTCACTCGTGAAGTCGACGGGGGCTTGCAGACCGTGAAGCTGAAGGGACCGGCGATCGTGACCACCGACCTGCGTCTCAACGAGCCGCGCTACGCCTCGCTGCCCAACATCATGAAGGCGAAGAAGAAGCCGATCGCGGAGAAGACCGTCGCCGATTACGGCGTTGACGTCACCGCGCGCCTCGAGGTTCTCAAGACGACCGAGCCGGCGGGCCGCAAGGCCGGCGTCAAGGTCAAGGACGTCGCCGAGCTGGTGTCGAAACTCAAGAACGAAGCCG